A part of Acipenser ruthenus chromosome 12, fAciRut3.2 maternal haplotype, whole genome shotgun sequence genomic DNA contains:
- the LOC117417238 gene encoding probable G-protein coupled receptor 88 produces MKNTSDHHLNLCEETTSAKIPKAVAYSLMCLSGTVTNLFVIYLVVSFKKLRTTSNAFIVNACVADLLVCAFWMPHEVILVSKNSSLTMGYHVFKDSLLFLGITVSLLSHSLIAVNRYVLITKVPATYLSVYQRRNTEWMIAVSWLLPLVFVLPWLTAQRHHADGCTLHRFAMLTAFSKHRSVLANSYTSGFSAVNIMIQTAVILYCYFKIFRKVQISVKRVSVLNFQIVNNLPYSFPRKDKRLGVYVLSVCCIFLLTTEPMFWVLFLGLFRSVPKGAQTVSWLVFSSLFVLNPFIYTWKNEEFRKSFRSVMKGEFWRGSTVGMEPVIQTISQQSRRAFSTEIR; encoded by the coding sequence ATGAAAAACACATCGGACCACCACCTGAATCTATGTGAGGAGACGACCAGTGCCAAAATCCCCAAGGCAGTTGCCTATTCATTGATGTGTTTATCTGGGACCGTTACTAACCTATTTGTCATATACCTGGTTGTTTCGTTCAAAAAACTGAGAACCACCAGCAATGCTTTCATCGTCAACGCGTGTGTTGCAGACCTCCTGGTGTGCGCTTTTTGGATGCCCCATGAAGTAATTCTCGTGTCAAAAAACTCATCCCTGACTATGGGATACCACGTATTTAAAGACTCGCTCCTGTTCCTTGGTATTACAGTGTCCCTGCTCTCCCATTCTTTAATCGCCGTGAACCGGTATGTTTTGATAACCAAAGTGCCCGCCACCTACTTGTCTGTCTACCAGAGAAGAAATACAGAATGGATGATTGCAGTTTCATGGCTGCTCCCCTTGGTTTTCGTCTTACCTTGGCTGACAGCTCAAAGACACCACGCAGACGGATGCACCCTACACAGATTCGCTATGCTGACTGCCTTTTCCAAGCATCGGTCCGTCCTGGCTAATTCTTACACTTCGGGGTTCTCGGCAGTGAATATAATGATTCAGACTGCTGTCATTCTTTActgctattttaaaatatttcgAAAAGTTCAGATTAGTGTGAAAAGGGTTAGTGTTTTAAATTTTCAGATTGTAAACAACTTGCCCTACTCGTTTCCAAGGAAGGACAAACGCCTTGGCGTCTATGTGTTGTCCGTCTGCTGCATTTTTCTTCTGACAACAGAACCAATGTTTTGGGTTTTGTTTCTCGGTCTGTTCAGATCGGTTCCAAAAGGAGCTCAGACTGTTTCGTGGCTAGTTTTTTCCTCGCTTTTTGTTCTGAACCCTTTCATTTACACCTGGAAGAACGAGGAGTTCAGAAAGTCTTTCAGGTCGGTCATGAAAGGGGAGTTTTGGAGAGGATCGACAGTCGGTATGGAGCCGGTTATACAAACTATTTCGCAACAAAGCAGACGGGCCTTCTCAACTGAGATACGTTAA